A segment of the Bradyrhizobium sp. CCBAU 53340 genome:
AGAAGCCGGTCCAGTTGTAGACCGAGGCCATGGCGACCGGAGCCTTGGTGTAGGGGCGCGCCGCCAGGTCGGCAGCCGAAGCGGCGCCGGTCAGAGCGATCAAAGCGGCCGAAGCCAACAAAATCTCTTTCATTTTCAACCTAATCCCAGTCCCAGTTTCTGTTTTGCCTTCCGTGCGTCGGAAGGACATCGGACGCTTTGGTCCAACTGATGTCGTCCTTACACCACTAAAGCTGTAAGTTGTGTCTCCCAAAAGTCACAACAGACGTAAAATGTAATAGTTGCTGACCTTTAGTTCCCTCAGGGAACCCGCAGCAAAAAGGCCGGCACGAGGCCGGCCTTCGATTCGTCAATGATTTCAGTGGAGTCAGTACTTCGCGATAACAGGGCCGCCCCAGCGATAGTTGAGACGGACGAGGCCCATATCGACATTCTGGCTGATCCGGTCGGTCTGGAATGGAGCGCCGGCCGGTGAGTTGAGGGTGAGGGTCCGAGTCCCCAGGAAGATGTGGTCGTACTCGACGCCAACCGACCAGTTCGGCGCGAAGCCGAATTCAAGGCCGGCTCCAACCGTGCCGCCCCAGCGGTTGTCGCTGGCCGAGGCGAGCAGGGTGCCGGCGCCAGCGAAGCCAGGCGCGGTGTAGATGTTGTACTTGTCGGCGACCACCGCGGCGCCGCCTTTCACGTAAAACAAGACGTTGTTCCAGGCATAGCCGACCTGGCCTGTGATCAGCCCGAAGGCATCGATCTTCGAGCGGTTACGCTGAGCGGGGAAGAGAACGCTGACGTTGTCGCCGGAGAAGTCGGCCCAGTTGCCCTGGCCTTCGAGCCCGAACACCCAATTGGCCGATTGCCAGCGATAACCGATCTGGCCACCGACCGTGCCGCCGGTGGCGTTGTGGCAGCCCTCGCCACCCACGAACGCGCCGCCGCCAAGGACGACGTTGTCCCAGCACTTGTGACTGGATCCGCCGCCGCCGTTGATGCCGATGTAGAAACCACTCCAGTCGTAGATGGTGGCAATCATCGGCGCCGGCGCCTTGGTGTAGGGACGTGCCGCAAGGTCTGCTGCACTGGCGGGTGCAGACAGCGCGACGATTCCGATTGTAGCGAACAGAATTTTCTTCATTGCAGTCTCCCCAGTGTTGTCCGCCCTGGAGTCCCCGAGCGGTCAATCAGGCGCGACGCCCAAATGGTCTAATTCCAAGGCAACCGTAGCCCAATCGGGAGGCAGAGTCCGTCTCTGGAATGCAACAGTCGCGGGCAATCGTCCTGCGCTTAACCTAATGAATGTTAAGCATTTTCTGGTCCCGCCGAGTTCCAATTCATCGCACCGTGCACAGCGGAATTGGGTACCGCCCCGCCCGCGAAAGGTCGGTCAATTCCGCTATGGAACAAATCTGGAACAAACGTCCGGTCGATGCTATATGTGGGGATAACCAAGGGCGTCGCGGCCCGATCGGGTCTTGTAAGCGTATAGGGTCGATCCGACAGGCAGCGCGGGCGCGCCTTTTCGAAATTCAGTGGCATTTGGAGTGGAGAGCGGCGATGGCGGGAAGCGTCAACAAGGTCATTCTGGTCGGAAATCTCGGCAAGGATCCGGAAATCCGCCGCACCCAGGACGGGCGGCCGATCGCGAATCTGAGCATCGCGACCTCCGAGACCTGGCGCGACAAGAACAGTGGCGAGCGCAAGGAAAAGACCGAGTGGCACCGCGTCGTGATCTTCAACGAGGGGCTGTGCAAGGTCGCCGAGCAGTATCTGAAGAAGGGCGCCAAGGTTTACATCGAGGGCGCGCTCCAGACCCGCAAATGGACCGATCAGAGTGGCGTGGAGAAGTACTCCACCGAGGTCGTGCTCCAGGGCTTCAACTCGACGCTGACGATGCTCGACGGCCGCGGCGGTGGCGGAGGAGGCGGCAGCTTCGGGGATGAGCCGGGAGGCGATTTCGGCTCGTCCGGCCCCGTCAGCAGCGCACCGCGCCGCCCCGTGGCCGCCGGCGGCGGTGGCCGCAACAACGACATGGACGACGACATCCCGTTCTGAGAGCGGATCGCACGTGGCGAATGCGCTGCCCGGATTGGGGCGGCGCTTCCCGCGTCATGTCAGCAAATCTGACTAATAGGTGGGGCGGGCTCGGAAATTCCGGGCCCGTTTCATGTTTCGGTTGAACTCGGCCGGCACTCGGCGAGCCGGCTGGTGGGGGCCGCGCACGATTGGGAGCCGATTTCCGGCGGCCGAATCCGGGGCCGTCCAAGGCGCTGCGCACAACGCCTTAAGTCGTTGGAAAAACAATCGGAAAAAGCGCTTCCGCCGGCCTTGCAAGGGTGGTTATCGGGGCCTCGATGCGCTATATGATTCCCAGATAAAATTTCACCGGATTTCCCCTTGGCTGACGACGACAACAAGCCCGGCGACCAGCCGGCGCAACCCTCGGACATTCGCCCCGTTTCGATCTACGAGGAGATGAAGAAGTCCTATCTCGATTACGCCATGAGCGTGATCGTGTCGCGTGCGCTGCCCGATGCGCGCGACGGGTTGAAGCCGGTTCATCGCCGCATCCTCTTCTCGATGAACGAGGAAGGCTACACGCCCGACAAGAAGCATAAGAAATCCGCCGGTATCGTCGGCGACGTGATGGGCCAATACCATCCGCATGGCGACCAGGCGATCTATGACGCGCTGGTGCGCATGGCGCAGCCGTTCTCGATGCGCGAACTGCTGGTGGACGGGCAGGGCAATTTCGGCTCGGTCGACGGCGATCCGCCGGCGGCGATGCGCTACACCGAATCCCGCCTGACCAAGATCGCGCTCAAGCTGCTCGACGACATCGACAACGAGACGGTCGATTTCCAGGACAACTATGACGGCTCGACCAAGGAGCCGGTGGTTCTGCCGGCGCGGTTCCCGAACCTGCTGGTCAACGGCGCAGGCGGCATCGCGGTCGGCATGGCCACCAACATCCCGCCGCACAATCTCGGCGAGGTCATCGACGCCTGCCTGGCGCTGGTCGACAATCCGTCGCTGACCATCGACGAGCTCAACAACATCATTCCGGGTCCGGATTTCCCGACCGGCGGCATCATCCTGGGACGTCAGGGCATCCGCAGCGCCTACCATCTCGGCCGCGGTTCCATCGTGATGCGCGGCAAGGTCGAGTTCGAGACCATCCGGAAGGAGCGCGAGGCAATCGTCATCACCGAGATCCCGTATCAGGTGAACAAGGCGACGATGGTCGAGCGCATCGCCGAACTCTACAAGGAAAAGAAGATCGAGGGCATCTCGGATCTGCGCGATGAATCCGACCGCGACGGCTACCGTGTCGTCGTCGAGCTCAAGCGCGATGCTGTGCCCGACGTGGTGTTGAACCAGCTCTACAAATTCACACCGCTGCAGACGAGCTTCGGCGTCAACGCCGTCGCGCTCGACTCGGGCCGTCCGCAGACGATGAACCTGAAGGACATGCTGACGATTTTCGTCGGCTTCCGCGAGCAGGTCATCACCCGCCGTACCAAGTACAAGCTGCGCAAGGCGCGCGAGCGCGCGCATGAGCAGGTCGGCCTTGCGATTGCCGTCGCCAACATCGACGAGATCATCAAGGTGATCCGGACCTCGCCGACGCCGGCCGTGGCGCGCGACACCCTGATGACGCGCGACTGGCCGGCGCGCGACGTCGAGGACATCATCACGCTGATCGACGATCCCCGCCATCGTATCAACGAGGACGGCACCATCCGCCTGTCGCTGGATCAGGCGAAGGCCATCCTGGAGCTGCGTCTGGCGCGCCTCACGGCACTCGGCCGCGACGAGATCGGCGACGAGCTCTCCAAGCTTGCGGGCGAGATCGGAGAGTATCTCGAGATCCTGCACTCGCGCGCCCGCATCCTCGACATCATCAAGACCGAGCTCGCCGAGGTGAAGGCCGAGTTCGCGACCCCGCGCAAGACCGTGATCATGGAGCAGGAAGGCGAGGTCGAGGACGAGGACCTGATCCAGCGCGAGGACATGGTCGTCACGGTGTCGCACGCCGGCTATGTCAAGCGCGTGCCGCTGTCGGCCTATCGCGCCCAGCGCCGCGGCGGCAAGGGCCGCTCCGGCATGCAGACCCGCGACGAGGACTTTGTCAGCCGCCTGTTCGTGGCGTCCACGCACACGCCGGTGCTGTTCTTCTCCTCGCGCGGCCAGGTCTACAAGGAAAAAGTCTGGCGGCTGCCGATGGCAGCACCCAACGCGCGCGGCAAGGCGCTGATCAACATCCTGCCGCTGGAGCAGGGCGAGCGCATCACCACCATCATGCCGCTGCCCGAGGATGAATCGACCTGGGCCCAGCTCGACGTGATGTTCGCCACCACGGGCGGCAATG
Coding sequences within it:
- the gyrA gene encoding DNA gyrase subunit A, giving the protein MADDDNKPGDQPAQPSDIRPVSIYEEMKKSYLDYAMSVIVSRALPDARDGLKPVHRRILFSMNEEGYTPDKKHKKSAGIVGDVMGQYHPHGDQAIYDALVRMAQPFSMRELLVDGQGNFGSVDGDPPAAMRYTESRLTKIALKLLDDIDNETVDFQDNYDGSTKEPVVLPARFPNLLVNGAGGIAVGMATNIPPHNLGEVIDACLALVDNPSLTIDELNNIIPGPDFPTGGIILGRQGIRSAYHLGRGSIVMRGKVEFETIRKEREAIVITEIPYQVNKATMVERIAELYKEKKIEGISDLRDESDRDGYRVVVELKRDAVPDVVLNQLYKFTPLQTSFGVNAVALDSGRPQTMNLKDMLTIFVGFREQVITRRTKYKLRKARERAHEQVGLAIAVANIDEIIKVIRTSPTPAVARDTLMTRDWPARDVEDIITLIDDPRHRINEDGTIRLSLDQAKAILELRLARLTALGRDEIGDELSKLAGEIGEYLEILHSRARILDIIKTELAEVKAEFATPRKTVIMEQEGEVEDEDLIQREDMVVTVSHAGYVKRVPLSAYRAQRRGGKGRSGMQTRDEDFVSRLFVASTHTPVLFFSSRGQVYKEKVWRLPMAAPNARGKALINILPLEQGERITTIMPLPEDESTWAQLDVMFATTGGNVRRNKLSDFVDVRRSGIIAMKLDDGEAIVDVQICTEHDDVLLTGAGGQCIRFPVPDVRVFTGRTSMGVRGIALGEGDKVISLAILRHVETTSDERSAYLKMRRAVAGEATAEEAPADAEAEETSGSFQLAQERYAEMSAAEQVVLTVSVNGYGKRTSSYEYRTTGRGGKGIVAMSVNNRNGNLVASFPVEDADQIMLVTDKGQLIRCPVEGIRIAGRSTQGVIVFDTAEDEHVVSVEHITEEAESGNGANGEASGE
- a CDS encoding single-stranded DNA-binding protein is translated as MAGSVNKVILVGNLGKDPEIRRTQDGRPIANLSIATSETWRDKNSGERKEKTEWHRVVIFNEGLCKVAEQYLKKGAKVYIEGALQTRKWTDQSGVEKYSTEVVLQGFNSTLTMLDGRGGGGGGGSFGDEPGGDFGSSGPVSSAPRRPVAAGGGGRNNDMDDDIPF
- a CDS encoding outer membrane protein; this translates as MKKILFATIGIVALSAPASAADLAARPYTKAPAPMIATIYDWSGFYIGINGGGGSSHKCWDNVVLGGGAFVGGEGCHNATGGTVGGQIGYRWQSANWVFGLEGQGNWADFSGDNVSVLFPAQRNRSKIDAFGLITGQVGYAWNNVLFYVKGGAAVVADKYNIYTAPGFAGAGTLLASASDNRWGGTVGAGLEFGFAPNWSVGVEYDHIFLGTRTLTLNSPAGAPFQTDRISQNVDMGLVRLNYRWGGPVIAKY